The Amycolatopsis sp. DG1A-15b genome contains the following window.
CGCCTCGACCTTCACCGCCCGCGTCATCGCGTCCACCGGCGCGGACGTGGCGGCGGCGATGTCCGGCGCCATCGGCGCGATGTCGGGCCCGCTGCACGGCGGTGCCCCGGCGCGCGTGCTGCCGATGATCGAAGAGGTCGAGCGCACCGGCGACCCCGAAGGCCTGGTCAAGGGCATCCTCGACCGCAAGGAACGCCTGATGGGCTTCGGCCACCGCGTCTACCGCGCCGAAGACCCGCGGGCGCGCGTGCTGCGCCGGACGTGCCGGGAGCTGGGCGCCACCCGCTACGAGGCGGCCGCCGCGCTGGAGCAGGCGGCGCTGAAGGAGCTGCGCGAGCGGCGCCCGGATCACCCGATCGAGACCAACGTCGAGTTCTGGGCCGCGGTCATCCTGGACTTCGCGCAGGTCCCGCCGCACATGATGCCCGCGATGTTCAGCTCGGCCCGCACCGCCGGCTGGGCCGCGCACATCCTGGAGCAGAAGCGGACCGGACGCCTGGTGCGGCCGTCGGCCAAGTACGTCGGCCCGGCGCCGCGCAGCCCCGAGGACGTCGAGGGCTGGGAGCTCGTCACCAAGCACTGACGCTCGCTCACGAACCGGCCGGTGCCTCCGCGGCGCCGGCCGGTTCGTGTCCGGCGGTGGCGGCGAGCATGGCCGTCAGCTGGTCGACCAGCCAGGTGTCGAGGTTTTCGCGCGTGACGCTGCGTTCCTGCAGCCAGCTCAGCAGGGCGCCCTCGACGACGGCCGTCCAGCAGCGCAGGGTCAGCGAGAGCAGTGGCGAAGGATCCTCGACGCCGAGGGCACCCAGGATCAGGGCCACCGCGCGGTTGCGGACCTCGTCGATCGCCGCGTCCGTCTCGGACGTCGCGATCACCGAACCACTGCGCAGCAGGGCGATGTACCCCGCGCGGTAGTGGTCGGCGACGTCGATCAGGCCGCGGACGGCCGCGCGCAACCGCGCCTCCGGCGGGCCTTCCTCGAGCCCGGCCAAGCCGTCGATCAGCCCGTCGGTGACCGTGCGCAAGGCCTCGACCTGCAGTTCCCGCAGGCTCGAGAAGTACCGGTAGAACAACGGCCGCGACACCTCGGCGCGCGCGACGATGTCGTCCACGGTGACCAGTTCCGGCGCTCGCGAGCCGAACAGGTCGAGCGCGGCGCGGATCAGGTCGTCGCGGCGCGCCTGCGGCGACATCCGCCGCGGCCGGCGGTCGGTCACGGCGCCGGGACGGTCGCGATGGGCTTTTCCGCGGCACGCACGACATCCCGCGCGACGCGCTCGGGCAGCCCGCCGACCGGGCACACCGCCGTGACGCCGATGTGGTCCGCCGCCAGCTCGTCCTGGAGGTAGCCGCTCAGCGTCCGCACGGCCGCCTTCGTCGTGGCGTACGCGGCGAGGAGGTCCGAGGGCAAGGTGGCAGCCGCGAAGGCGAGGTTGACGATCTGACCGCCTTCGGCGCGCTTGGCCAGCATCGGCGCGAAGGCGCGGCAGCCGTGGATCACACTCCAGAGGTCGGCGTAACGGTCCCCGGGCGGGGTGCCCGGGACCGGCTCGATGCCCGCGTTGTTCACCACGATGTCGGGCACCCCGTGCTCGGCGCGGACCCGCTCGGCGAAGCGGTGCACGGCCTCGCCGTCCGACGAGTCCACTGTGTACTCGGCGATACCGTGATCGCCCAGCAGCTTCCGGGTTTCCGCGGCACTGGATGCGTCGATGTCCGTGATGACCACGTCGGCGCCCCGCTCGGCGAAGGCCAGCGCGGTGGCGCGGCCGATCCCGCTGCCCGCCCCGGTGACGACGACGAGCTTGTGCGCGAACGGCCCGGCGTCGACGCGGGCCCGGCGCAACCCCCGGCTTTCGGCGCCGGTTTCGGCGTAGTCGATCAGCTCGGCGGCCGCCGCGGCCACCACGTCCGGCCGCGCCCTGGTCACCCAGTGCGTCCCGACGATCCGGCGGATCCGCAGGTCGGGCACCCAGCGGGAGACCTCGGTCTGCAGCGGCGTCGTGACGTAGGCGTCACCGGTCGGTGCCAGCACCTGAACCGGGATGTCAGCC
Protein-coding sequences here:
- a CDS encoding TetR/AcrR family transcriptional regulator codes for the protein MSPQARRDDLIRAALDLFGSRAPELVTVDDIVARAEVSRPLFYRYFSSLRELQVEALRTVTDGLIDGLAGLEEGPPEARLRAAVRGLIDVADHYRAGYIALLRSGSVIATSETDAAIDEVRNRAVALILGALGVEDPSPLLSLTLRCWTAVVEGALLSWLQERSVTRENLDTWLVDQLTAMLAATAGHEPAGAAEAPAGS
- a CDS encoding citrate synthase 2, with translation MTTSTISKPQPSGQPDDGFRPGLEGVVAFHTEIAEPDRDGGALRYRGVDIEDLAGKVTFGDVWGLLVDGRFGHGLPPAEPFPLPVHTGDVRVDVQAALAMLAPIWGYRPLLDITDEEAREQLARASVMALSYVAQSARGIGQPAVPQTRVDEAHSITERFLIRWRGEPDPAHVKALDAYWVSAAEHGLNASTFTARVIASTGADVAAAMSGAIGAMSGPLHGGAPARVLPMIEEVERTGDPEGLVKGILDRKERLMGFGHRVYRAEDPRARVLRRTCRELGATRYEAAAALEQAALKELRERRPDHPIETNVEFWAAVILDFAQVPPHMMPAMFSSARTAGWAAHILEQKRTGRLVRPSAKYVGPAPRSPEDVEGWELVTKH
- a CDS encoding SDR family oxidoreductase, with the translated sequence MTASDGVRLSVTVDGRSAGPTVVLVHGYPDNSSMWSGVAAELTAKHRVVTYDVRGAGQSDKPSGRASYRLDQLADDLRAVVDAVQPTGKVHLVAHDWGSIQTWHAITGEGLRGRIASYTSLSGPSLDHAGAWFRAQLRRPTPKRLKNALSQFLHSWYILAFQVPFIPDLLWRTGLLGKQIQRMEPDAAPPEKSDGLHGLQLYRANMFTRLSRPAPRPADIPVQVLAPTGDAYVTTPLQTEVSRWVPDLRIRRIVGTHWVTRARPDVVAAAAAELIDYAETGAESRGLRRARVDAGPFAHKLVVVTGAGSGIGRATALAFAERGADVVITDIDASSAAETRKLLGDHGIAEYTVDSSDGEAVHRFAERVRAEHGVPDIVVNNAGIEPVPGTPPGDRYADLWSVIHGCRAFAPMLAKRAEGGQIVNLAFAAATLPSDLLAAYATTKAAVRTLSGYLQDELAADHIGVTAVCPVGGLPERVARDVVRAAEKPIATVPAP